TGTTACACGTACGAATATGCGCACATACGCACATACCTACGTAGGTACATAGAAtataggcatatatatatatatatatatacatgtatatggaAGTAAGCAAATCTGTAACTTTCCAATATGAACCCACACTCTTGTGAAGAATGTACgtcacatatacatgtacacatatatatttacgtaTGCGCACACGTAGGTCTGCACCAATCTGCGCTTGCATATATAAGACTAAACCGTTTATCCCCCTGCAGCATCTGCGGGCGAACTATCCATTTTTGTAAATGCCAGTCGAGTCGGTTTCGCTGTTGTTTCCCGTTTATCGCTGTTTGCACTGTGGATTTCCGGTGACCCTTCGCCGGCGCAACTCGATTTCGCCATTGCCTTGTCCCCTTTGGGTCCAGATTGGCTTTCTATCGCTGCCGTCACGAAGGGCACATGCCCGTCATCAGTTCCTCGAGATCGACCCTCTTCCGATTCTTCTTCGGCAACATATTGGGTGCGCTCTTCTCTGACGTCTCTCCCGTCCTTGTTCTCCATTGtaaaggaagacgacgatTTTGGAGAGGGACCAACGCCATCTCTAGCTTTCGAAGAGGCGGCTTCAGAAGCGTCTGGAACTGTAGAAACAGCTGCACGCAGAGGGTGAAGAGAACGGCCTTGGAGACAAGGGGTTTTTCCGGCAAACTTAGCGTGTGTGCTATCCAGAGACGCAGCGTCTGCATCAGCCTGAAAAGACAGCGGGACACAAGAGAGGCCAAATCGATACGCATATTCGAAGATAGACGCGTTACAAAGTCTTAGATAGACGACAACGAAAGCGCACCCGGACGGCAAAAGGCAAGTGCGGGGGAAAATAAGTGAAGTAAGTGctccggagaagcagaaaggcaaAAGTAACATAGAGACACAGCggcagaagaacgcgaagaaagacgcgtCAGATGTAGAAGCGAGAAACAACTTTCACCGGCGAGGAGTAGAAAGGAAATGGGCACAACAGAGTCAACTGGATGCGCCGATAAAACTTCGCTTTCGTATGTTCGCAACTAGGTGCGCCAAGATTTGGTGCGTTCACATGATCAGAGCTGTTACGCGTTTTGAGGCCTTACGTGTTTCAGACCACCGCTTCGTCCCAAAGTCCCAAGGGCAGTATTGCGCCTCTCTTCCATGTCCTTCGTTTTTATTGCCTGCAGAAACCCAGCAAGACAGGCactgctttttttctcatAAGCGAAAAGCAAATGGCAAATCTCTTTCTAAAATAATCACGcaatgtatgtatgtgtatacatatttatatatatatatatatttatatattcgTGAACGATGCATgtctatgtatatacatatatactgTTTAAATCGGAATCCTGTACCTATGTATATGTCTAagtgtatgtatgcatataaaCATATGAACTTTCACCTACATAGTGATGAGTCCCGCCTTGTTGTGACCCAAAAGTGCAGTTTATTCTTGAAACAAAACAGAAGGCAATTTCACGCCTTCTATCCTAGAGCTTGATTCAAACGAATAAAAAAGGCAAACAAAGGCTCCTGACTATTTCTGTCTCCTACGAcaactctttcttcttggaACAGGTAGAGCAAACCCAAGGTGAGCACGCACCGCAAGTTCCTTGTTTAGCCACGCGATCTCGTCCTTGTACAATATCACCTGCGAAATACGATAAAAGAACCTACTCAGCGAAACAACAGTGCAAGTAGAGTCGCTTTTTGCCTACTAGTGCTGTTATATGTTTTTGCTATATATGTCTAtctatatttatgtatatgtatgtattcgGCGTTGAGtaagaaaacaaaggaacTGTGAAGTGGGTACCGGTAAAGATCCACAAAGAAGAGAATTTCAAAATGGGGATCTTTCTTTCGCCATACGCTGACGGTATACCCATTCGGAAAATGTGCGGTGTCTACAAGCAAGGCTTCATACGGAGTCAAACAGCCTGCCACAGAAGTCCTTCAGGATGTCGAAAGTTACAGCCAAGAGCAAATGTATCTATAAAATAATTCGAACGTCCGTTCAAAAGTTGAGGGGAACTATGCAGAGCGAAGCTCGTGTAGGCGGCTATGGTGCCGAGAGGATCACACTGTGTCAATGGGCCCGGTTTCCTTTTCCCGTGTCTATTGCGAAGCCAGAGGCTGACCTGTTTGTGACAGGTTTTCAGTTCACAAGTCATGGCCTTCAGCtgcgccgtcttctctctcaacgTCTGCAGATCGCAACTCGAGCGCACAAACCCCCCTTATCTGCTCAACTGCTTCCGTTGTGGGCGCTTCTGAGTTGCGTCGAAACAAgtgcagaagcagcaagcCACAGAGTGGAGCATGAAACACCGGTCCCACGAGTTCACGTCCCACACAGAGGAATTCGccactttttcttttcgcctcGCCAGTAATATCTGTGAAGTAGCTGGCACGCCTTTTGAGCCGTACGTATCGCTTTCCCCACCCGGTGATATCCATTGGTGCCCACATCTTGGTAACTTCTGCTTCAACCATATGAATGCAAGCCCAAGACAGGCTCACCGTTCAGATGCTGGCGTGTCAGATCGGAAATGTGCTCTCAGCTCTGCCTCCTTTTGAAGCTGCCTCTCTTTGCGACCCGCGGAGTGTAAATGGTCAGAGAACTACAGATAATTCGCGCAGCGGCAGCGTTTCACTTACTCGCTGAAAAACTTGCATCTGGTCGACCATCTGCGGGCCGGGGTATGCCGCCAGCTTCGTCTGCAGATGGGTAGAGGAGGCAGACAAGGCGGAAGGTCAAATGAGACAGTTTTGTTAAGTGCGTTAAGTATAGTTGTATCTCACGAAGCGTGTACACAAAAGTTGGTTCTCCAAATACGCGTGATTTGTCCCAGAGTACATACAGGTTTGGCCCCGCTTCAATGCAGTCGCATTACAACACCCTTTCGTCTCACAGCTTTCGTCTATCCCAGCAAAAAGATTTCTTTAACAAGGCgaaaagcgcatgcacgtgTGGATAGAGACACACGTTAAACAGGAAACTGGAGGCTGCACACACGTATTTTAGGAAATTTGGATCACAAGGACAGCCGGATCTCGTCTACGCACCTTGAGTTCCACATAaagcttctctttttcttgaaTCATGAGGTCGCGGTCAATAACCTGCcacagaaaaggcgagacgcgGACACACAAGTGATGGTAATTAGAcccggagaaagagaagaaagacaaactGAACCTTGTTTCGGTAAGCTTATTGTGTGCTCCGTATCCAAGGTTGTGCCttgcgtcttttctcctttgaGGAAACGTCAAGCATATGTGTGAGCGTGCATCACACAGAGGACAGCTACACATTTACGTAGAGATTGGTCCATCTACGCttatgcatatgtatgtaacTCGCATTTTCTGCGACCACGGGCATTTATGCAGGGACAACTGTGTGACTCGCCCCCGTACAAATGCCCCACGAGACGGCCTGGAGTTTAGGTGATCACGATCGGCCCGTTCCTGAAACCGGACTCCTGCGAAGAAGAATGCACCGCTTTTTCCTTGTGCATGCTTTCGAAAATCCCATGTTTGTGATCAGTCCCGCGTCACAGCGTTACAACACAAAATTTGGAGTTTCTTCTGTGGAAAACCGTTCGCTCGTTTCTTGCTAGTTCCAATCGTGCGGCATGATACGCCGTGGCGAACAGTGACGCACCACTCTTGTTTCCTAGGGCTTCCCCATCAAAGGGCAGTCCGACCCTGCCTACCTGATCCGTTTTTGCGATCAAGCGTTTTTGTAAACTTTGGATCTTTGCGAGCATTTCAAGTTTTGAGGGATCGCTTCCTTCCAGGCGCCTCCAACGGTGCACATTCATCGGGTTCTCAAGACTCTCGCTGAGAGCCTTCACTTTGGTCCTCTCTGAATTTTGACACAAAGCCAGCAAGGAAGAACAATCCGACGAACAAAACAACACAGCAAACAACTCAGCACTCTCCTATCCACATACTGCACTACAATtttacgcatgcatgtgtacagaagcagagaagcctGTTGGCTCATCACCATGGGTTCATATACCCATGTGGCATATCCAAGGTATAGCGGTGGGGCATATATGCCCCTCAAGCGGCTGAGTGATAGgtgaacaagaaggagacgatATTACTGAATGCAATCCATCAAGAAGTACGCTTAACACATGTATGGGATGCTGGTGTACCAATTTTTGCCGGCGACGCTAATGGCAAATACAATTTTTGAGAAATCGAGATGGGTCTGGGGCTTTCAGTTTGGCTAGCCATCGGTTTTGCCGTTGGCAGCAGAGGTGGCTAGGTTTTTGTCTTCGTCAGTCACTTCGCTCTTCCCGATTTACCCTGGAGCAATTCTCTCTGAAGCTGATACACCTCTCGCTTGAGATCATCCACACAGGCGACCTTTCCTCTAGCTGTCACCAATTCTCGGCGAGCAGCGCTGATCTTCTGCCGGAGAAGCTTTATGTCTGTTAGCCGCGCCTGTAGGCAATCAGGACGAGAAacccggagaagaaggcagctgTAGACGTTTGGACAAGGAGCTAAATGGGGATAGTGACAGAGGTTAAAGTAAGGGGACGTATGCAATAATGCACCTTTACTTGGACGAATGTCGGCAGTTTTTTCCAGTACACTGATTGATATCCTTAGACGATGCGTGTGTATGAAACATACATATTGCCGCATGAATAGGCCGCCAGACGGATGTACATCTGTGCTCAGATTCACACGGGCATCTAGAAACATACATAATCCTACCAACTCGTGGGCGCATGTGTCTTCGACAGTGTAGAGCTCTCAGGATGAATTGTGACTCAGGACGTGATAGGATTCTCAAAACGTCCGGATAACTTTCCTGTTCGACTACATTTGTATTTGCTGTGGGCCAGTTTCAAATCGAAACCCAGAGGAGACGGTCCAGAGCAGGAGTGCACATGATGCATGCTCCACGCGTGTAGGGAGTAGCGTAAACCACGTGCCAGCGTCTGCGTGCGTGTGTTCTGAGTAGCAGGGAAATATGAAAACAGTAATTCGCCCAAACATGGGTAAGCCACCGTATGGGGGACGTACTCGATATTGAGCTTCGCCCTTTTGTAGTGTGGATTGCTGAATTTTGATTTTCTCGTAAAGCAATGAAAGCTCCTCACTTCGACGCAGGAGCTGCGTGCCGAGCATGTCTCTCTCACTAAGAACCTGACAAAACATGCGTATCACAGCCATACATGCCGCaagacatgcatatatatatatatatatatgttagcCTGAAATATGCGAATTTGCTCCTCAGCTGCTGCATATGTAGGTGTAAATAattatgtatatgtgtatgtatgtatgtatgttgGGGTGATGTAAGAGGCATGCTTGTGTTCATGCATTTGTATTTGAAGACATGCACGTATATTCTTGTGTCCATAGGTAGATGCACAGCAATGTATGAATATGCGTATGCGCATATCCTGAGCCCATAGCCTGTCATTGAGTTACGATGGGCACGTTGTGGGCCATTGCTGCATTCTTGAGTCAGTCTGTCACTGTGAGCATATCCGTGGCAAACTTCAAAGAAAGTGTCCTCGGCAGTAAGAAGAGCAAACACTGCGCCACAGACTAACCAGTGACCAAGCTACCAGGCTCCCTGCATGCATACAACTTCATATTCTTTCTTCTGATTTGAGCGttccgtctctgcatcttGGATTGTAGCTTCCAGCTTCTTAATTTCACGCCTgaacgaaacacagagaaacataGCTAGCGAGTCTTTTTTGACACTTTCTCCTTCCGTGCTCGTCTCCAACGCCTCACTTTTCCATGCTATCATGTTCTGCACCACCCCAACTGCATAGGTGCATTCAGGTCTACACATTCACActagtgcatgcatgtgtctgtACAAATCCATCAGTGAATCTAGGCTGACACATACGTATCGATGCTGGTGATCATGCGTGTTTTGCCCCTGTGTGCTTACTTTTGACTGAGAACGATCTGTTGGAGAGATGACAACTTGTGCTGCGCACTGTGGAGGTCACTGGTGATCTTCTCATTGTCTTTCACGATTTTGTGTTGCTCGAAGTGGCCCTTGATCAGACTTGCATCTTTTTGCTTCACTTCCTCCTTCAGCTGCTCAATCTGGTGATACAAAATCTTGAATTTCCTGGGGGACAAAATTTGCAGTTAACAGTAAAGAGGCAAGTTGTGTTTGCTGATGCAAAGCGTCTCCCAAAATTCTGTGGAGGAATGTGTAATACCGCTTCCGTTGGATTGCACATTCATCTTTTCAACTTTCTCGAGACTGTACAATTCGTCTGAAGGTCCGTGAATATTCACGTATCGCTAtaagtgcatgcatcgatACACGCATGTGTGTCAATGCATGTAG
This genomic interval from Toxoplasma gondii ME49 chromosome VIIb, whole genome shotgun sequence contains the following:
- a CDS encoding hypothetical protein (encoded by transcript TGME49_264182~Signal peptide predicted by SignalP 2.0 HMM (probability 0.993) with cleavage site probability 0.630 at residue 33~Predicted trans-membrane domain (TMHMM2.0):12-35), whose product is MSAYFITGTQKPWSVAWALWLAVFLISDWLSIAAVTKGTCPSSVPRDRPSSDSSSATYWTTTKAHPDGKRQVRGKISEKPSKTGTAFFLISEKQMANLFLK